AACAACCTTATACTTAGTCCCATTTccaaaaacacaaacaaaaaccaTCTCAAAATGAGAGAAGAACCTTTCTTCTTCCATTGCCGTTTCTTGGCctcttgtttcatcttcttcctcgtccttcTTCCTCAAGCTTTCACTTACAATACTCTTCCCATCAACCCATGCTCCGTTCATGGTCCTCATTGGCCTCCTCCGATCGCAAACCCTAGGCTCTTAAAAGCTTACACAGCCCTTCAAGCATGGAAACACACTATGACTTCAGACCCAAATGGCTTCACTTCTAATTGGTGCGGTCCTAATGTTTGTAACTACACGGGTGTGTTCTGTGCACAGGCTTTAGACAACCCTTACGTCTTAACCGTAGCCGGTATAGACTTAAACCGGGCCAACATCGCCGGTTATCTCCCGCTAGAGCTCGGTCTCTTAACCGATCTCGCCTTATTCCATATCAATTCCAACCGTTTTGAAGGTCAACTCCCTAAATCTCTAAACTGTCTCAAGCTTCTTCACGAGCTTGACGTCAGCAACAATAAACTCTCCGGCGAGTTCCCTTCCGTCATCTTCTCTTTGCCTTCTTTGAAGTTTCTTGACATTAGGTTTAATGAGTTGTACGGCGATGTTCCTAGCCAACTCTTTGACCTAAACCTTGACGCTCTCTTCATTAACAACAATAAGTTCCGGTTTAGGCTACCGAAAAACATCGGAAACTCTCAGGTTTCGGTTCTTGTCTTAGCCAACAACGATCTCCAAGGATCTTGTCTAC
The Brassica napus cultivar Da-Ae chromosome A1, Da-Ae, whole genome shotgun sequence DNA segment above includes these coding regions:
- the LOC106378909 gene encoding leucine-rich repeat extensin-like protein 6, which gives rise to MREEPFFFHCRFLASCFIFFLVLLPQAFTYNTLPINPCSVHGPHWPPPIANPRLLKAYTALQAWKHTMTSDPNGFTSNWCGPNVCNYTGVFCAQALDNPYVLTVAGIDLNRANIAGYLPLELGLLTDLALFHINSNRFEGQLPKSLNCLKLLHELDVSNNKLSGEFPSVIFSLPSLKFLDIRFNELYGDVPSQLFDLNLDALFINNNKFRFRLPKNIGNSQVSVLVLANNDLQGSCLPPSFYNMGKTLHEVILTNSQIGGCLNREVGLLNQLTVFDVSFNNLVGSLPETMGDMKSLEQLNIANNKFSGHIPESICRLPNLENFTYSYNFFSGEPPVCLRLQEFDDRKNCLPLRPMQRSPAECKSFSSYPINCASFGCSPPSPPPPPPSPPPPPPPSPPPPPYVYPSPPPPPYVYPSPPCTLPTPVHY